The nucleotide sequence TTCAAAATCAGCCATAAATGCTCCTTTTTTTGTAAATCGGTTTCGAGATAAAATTTATCTCCACAATTTTCTGTTTCGATGTTCAAAAAACTATCTTGTCACTTTTATATGATCTGAATCTACAGACACTGCTACGGCTTCTCGCAACAGTTTTACCTGTAACACAACTTCTTCTATATTATTTTGATCTACCACAAATCCTGTCAAGCCTTCAAATGGTCCACCGGTAATTTTAACCTTAGTTCCTTCCGAAAGAAAGGGAACATTCTTATATTTAGCACCTTGTTTTTTACCAAGATATATCTGGTTTAGTTCCTCGATCAATTCCTGTTCATTTCGCACTCTTAGAAAATGTGCAGTATGTCCTGTTAGAATAAGCTTTCTTTTTTCGTCAAAATTACAATGAACAAACACATATCCTGGAAAGAGTGGTTTGGTAAAAACAATCTTTCTATTATCATAGATTTTCTCGCTGTCTTTGAGAGGAAGATAGTAATCAATTGCCGCTTTCCCTGCAAAATCTGCCAGTTTTTTCTCACGGCGAGGTTTGGTGCGAACCACAAGCCATTTTCTATCTGAAGATATTTCCAGTTTACCCAGAATTTCTTCGACTTCGACCGGTTTATGCGTTGCCATAATTAAAATTCGGGATGCAAAAGCACCCCGGATATTTTTTTTACATCCTGTATAAGTTTTCTGCTTTCAAACCATTGCAGGCATGACGCGTGTCCAATACCAATTTGGCTCTTTTCAGAATATCTTTGTAATCGTATGATGTATGATCTGTAACGATTATCACTGCATCATATTCTTCAATTTTGTCTAAATCGACCGATTGATATTGTGTATCATTCAACTCATTGTGAAATTCAGGTACATGGGGATCGTTGTAATCAAATTTAGCAAATTTCTTTTCTAATATTACGATCAAATCCTGAACAGGTGATTCACGCATGTCTTCAATATCTTTTTTGTAGGCAGCTCCCAAAAGTAATATTTTAGCTTGGGAAAGGGCTTTTCCTTTTTCATTCAGAATATTTGTCAATTTGGCAATTACGAAACTGGGCATGGCATTATTGATCTCTCCAGCCAGCTCGATAAGACGAGTATGGTATCCATATTCACGAGCTTTCCAGGTAAGATAGAAAGGATCAAGCGGAATACAGTGACCGCCAATACCAGGACCGGGATAAAACGCCATAAAACCATAAGGTTTGGTTTTAGCTGCTTCGATAACTTCCCAAACATCCAATCCCATTCTTTCACACAGAATGGTCATTTCATTTGCCAGAGCAATATTGATATTTCTGAATGTATTTTCATAGATCTTTTCCATTTCTGCAACTGCTGGAGATGAAACAAGATGAATTGGTGCATCCAGGATTGCTTTGTAGAAAATCTCTGAAATTCTATTACATTTTTCAGTGATTCCACCTACAACTTTTGGTGTATTATTGGTTTTGTAGCTTTTATTTCCCGGGTCAACTCGTTCCGGAGAGAAAGCAACGTAGATATCCTCACCAATTTTAAAGCCTTTGTTCTGAAAGGCCGGTGCTAAAATTTCTTCGGTCGTGCCAGGATAAGTTGTGCTTTCCAAAATAACTAAAGTATCTTTGGAAACATTTTCTGCCAGGGAATCCACGGATGCTTGCACAAAAGAAGAATCAGGTTGCTGATATTTATCGAGAGGTGTGGGAACAGCAATCATGATGATATCTGCTTTTCTCATTTCTCCATAATCAAAAGTTGCAGATAATCTGCCATTTTCTACCATTTCTTTCAATTCATCATCATCCACATCACCAATGTAATTCTGACCGGCATTTACATGGTTTACGGCGTATTTACTTACATCAACTCCGATTACTCGGAAACCTTTTCTTGCTACGGTTACAGCCATCGGCAAGCCAACATATCCGAGGCCGATAACACCGACGATAGCCGATTTGTTTTCGATCTTTTTGATGATCTGCATTAACTACTCCTAAAATCTATTTATTTAAATATAAAAAATATATATCAAAACTAAGTTAAGATTTAATAAATTAGTATCTATAATGTTCTGGTTTAAAAGGTCCCTCAGCATCTATTCCCAGATATTCTGCCTGCTTGCTTGTTAGTTTTGTCAGCTTTACACCCAGTTTCTCCAAATGTAGTCTGGCAACTTCTTCATCCAGTTTTTTGGAAAGGAAATAAACTCCAATTTCTTTAGGATTCTGCCAGAGATCCAATTGAGCCATTATCTGATTTGTAAAGGAATTACTCATTACAAAAGAAGGATGTCCTGTCGCATTTCCAAGATTAACCAAACGTCCTTCTGATAACAGAATTATTGAATTTCCTTCCGGGAAAAAGATCTGATGAACCTGCGGTTTGATCTTCACTTTCTTAATTCCTGGAAGATTGTAGAGAGCATTCACTTGAATTTCGTTATCGAAATGGCCGATATTACAAACAATTGCCTGGTCTTTCATCTTCTGCATATGCTTTGTTGTGATCACATCACAGCTGCCGGTAGCAGTAACAAAAATATCTCCTTCGGAAAGTGCATCTTCCAAAGTGGTAACTTCTAAACCTTCCATCGCTGCCTGCAAAGCACAGATCGGGTCGATCTCGGTAATGATAACTCGAGCTCCAAATCCCAGCATGGATTGGGCACAACCTTTTCCAACATCACCATAACCGCAGATGACTACGATTTTTCCTGCTACCATCACATCCGTTGCTCTTTTCAGGCCGTCTGCCAGAGATTCTCGACAGCCATAAAGATTGTCGAATTTCGATTTTGTGACCGAATCATTTACATTGATAGCCGGGAAGAGGAGAGTTCCAGCTTCCATCATCTGGTAAAGACGATGAACTCCGGTTGTCGTTTCTTCCGAAACGCCTTTGATCTCTTTTGCCATTTTCTGCCAATCACGATCTTTGGTTTCTTTTAGAAGCTTATAAATCGCTTTCAGATCAGCTTCATCTGTTTCCACATCTGCAATAGAATTATTCTTCTGATATTCGACTGCTTTATGTAAAAAAAGTGTAGCATCACCACCATCATCCACGATAAGATGTGGACCTTTTCCATCTGGAAAGCAAAGAGCCTGCTTTGTACACCACCAGTATTCTTCGATAGTTTCACCTTCCCAGGCGAAAACAGGAATTCCGGTTTTGGCAATTGCAGCAGCAGCATGATCCTGAGTAGAGAAAATATTGCAGCTTGCCCAGCGAACATCAGCTCCCAAAGAAACTAAAGTTTCGATGAGAACTGCTGTTTGAATCGTCATGTGAAGGCTGCCGGTAATACGAGCACCCTGCAAGGGTTTTGCTTCTGAATATTTTTCTCTTAATGCCATCAAACCGGGCATTTCTTTCTGAGCTATTGTGATCTCTTTACGGCCATAATCAGCCAGATTTATATCTTTGATCTTATATTTTTCCATCTTTACCTCAAAGTTGGATTAATATCTTTTTTTATTTCCTCGATCTCTGTTATCTCGATCTCTGTTATCTCTATTTCTGTTGTCTCTATTTCTTGGGTTATGATGTCTGTCTCGGCTACTTGAGTTTCTTTCTGATGATGGCTTACTGATGTATTCAGAAACCTTTTTAGGTTCCGGATTACCTTCCACACCTTTCATAGAAAGTTTGTATTTTCCTCGATCAAGACCGATGAATTTTACTTTTACAGTATCTCCCAGTTTCAGCATGTCTTCTACTTGAGCTATTCTTCCGGTATGAAGTTGTGAAATATGAACAAGCCCTTCTTTGGATTCACTCATGAATTTAACGAAGGCTCCGTAAGTTTCGATTCGGCTGACAGTACCTTCATAAATGCCGTTCATTTCTGGTTCTTCAACGATGTCTTGAACAATTTTTGTGGCATGATCGATAGATTTTTTGTCGGCAGAAGAAATAGAAATTGTACCATCATCATCGATGTTTATTTCAGCTCCGGTCGTTTCGATAATTTGTTTGATCATTTTTCCACCGGAACCAATAACTGCACCAATTTTATCAGGATCGATCTTGAAAGATTCGATGCGTGGAGCAGTATCTGCCAGTTCTTTACGAGGTTCAGGAATAACTTCAGTTATCTTATCAAGAATATAGAAGCGAGCAACTTTTGCTTTTTCTAATGCGATTCCCATAATTTCTTTGGTGATTCCTTCGATTTTTATATCCATCTGCATGGCTGTGATTCCGTCTTTTGTTCCGGTTACTTTAAAGTCCATGTCTCCCAGATGATCTTCCAATCCCATAATGTCTGTTAACACTACAAAATCTTCTCCATCCATGATCAGTCCGTTGGCAATTCCTGCTACGGGCTTTTGAATTGGAACACCAGCAGCCATGAGGGCAAGTGTGGCACTGCAAACTGATGCCATCGAGGATGATCCGTTGGATTCCAGAATTTCGGATACCAATCTTAATGTATAAGGGAAGTCATCTTTGGAAGGAATCATTGGCAGGATTGCACGTTCTGCCAAAGCTCCGTGACCTAATTCTCGACGGCCGGGACCGCGCATAAAACTTGCTTCTCCCACGCTGAAGGGCGGGAAATTGTAATGCAGAAAAAAGTTCTTTTTGAATTCATCAGCCAAACCGTCTACTATCTGTTCATCTCTGCCGGTTCCCAAAGTAACTGTTCCCAGTGATTGAGTTTCTCCACGAGTGAAAAGCGCTGAACCATGAACGATCGGAAGTACATCAATTTCACAAGTGATATCGCGGATATCATCCATTCCGCGTCCATCTACACGATGATTGTTTTTCAAAATAGCTTCACGAACGAATTTTGCAAATAACTCTTCAAAAGCATTTTGGTAATATCTTTCCTGTTCTTCAAACTCTTCACCGATTTCATCTTTATATTTTTCAAGAATTTCAGCTTTGATTTTATCTACAGCTTCATAACGTTCTAATTTTCCCGAAACATTGGCTGCATCTTTTATTGCCTTGCCGAAATCTTTTTCTACATTTTTCAAAATTTCTTCCGGAACTAAATCCAATGGAAATTCCATCTTTTCCTTTCCGGCGTCTTTGATGAATTCTTCCTGCAGAACTACCAGATCTTTGATGATCTCGTGACCTGCATAAATTGCTTCCATCATTCTTTCTTCGCTAACTTCTTTTGCTCCGGCTTCGATCATCACAACGGCAGTTTTTGTACCTGCTACATCCAGTTCGAGCTTAGAGTTTTCTAAGAGTTCAGAAGTTGGATTGATCACTATCTCGTCATCAACGAGTCCCACTTTCACACTGGCACAAGGGCCGTTAAATGGAATATCGGAAATGGAAAGAGCCAAAGATGCTCCCAAAATTCCCAGTACACCAGGATCATTTTCACCGTCGAAAGATAGAACTGTAACAACGACATGAACTGCATTTCTGAACCCTTTGGGAAACAAAGGTCGGATCGGACGATCGATAAGTCGAGCATTCAAAGTAGCTGTTGTGGAAGGTCTTGCTTCTCTTTTAAAAAATCCACCTGGAATTTTACCGGAAGCATAGTATTTCTCGATGAAATCTACGGTTAATGGAAAGAAATCAGTTCCTTCTCTTGGTTCTTTGGCAGCTGTGGCTGTAACCAGAACACTGGTTCCACCATAAGTCATAAATACTGCGCCATTTGCTTGTTTTGCCATTCTGCCGGTTTCGATTGTTAAATTTTTTCCGGCGATTTCAATTGACTTTTTCTTAATGTCAAATTTGTGCATTGTTTTCTCCTTTTTTGGGGCAAGGAATAAAAAGCAATAGGTTAAGATCAGTACATTCCAAAGCTTAACTTATTGCTCACCATTCCTTACCAATTTCAATTTGTTAATAAGCAGGAAAGGGGAAATTTCCCCCTTCCCAATTTCTCCATGAATCTATTTTCTGATTCCAAGTGCTTTGATAAGCTTACGGTAACGTTCAATGTCTTTTTTCATGATGTAATCCAGCAAGCGACGACGCTGACCGATAAGTTTCAGAAGTCCTCTGCGAGTATGAAAGTCTTTCTTATGAACTTTCAAGTGTTCAGTGATCTGCTGAATTCTATTGGTGAGTAAAGCAACTTGAACTTCAGGTGAACCTGTATCACTCTCATGGAGTTTAAACTCTGCCATGATAGCCGTTTTGGCTTCTTGTGTTAATGCCATGCATTTCCTCCTTTTATTTTTTTAATCTAACAAAAAAATCCACTACAAAACTTGTTATCTGTTAGAAAGGACAAAGGAAAAAACTGTTCCTTCTTTGTAAAGAAATTTCTATATTTAATAATAATATATAAGAAACTAAAATAAAATAGCTTACCACTTTCTTGTTGACACAATTCTTAGCTCCGAAAATTAGTTTATAATTAAATTTGAATGTTTAGATAAAATAGGATTTGAATGAGTAATTTAAGAAAACTATATAAAATTATGCTTCATCATTGGGGCTATTTACTGGCTGGATTATTCTTCATGCTGGGTTTTGCAGCTTTCAGCAGTGTGAGCATTACAATGGCAATACCACTTTTCGATTTTGTTTTTAAATCTAATCCTGAATTGATCTCGATACAAACTTTTCCTGTGTTCAGAACGCAATTGATAAAGAGCATTAATTCTTATATCTCTGCTCATGGTGGTTTTTTCAATCTGTTTGAAAATGAAAATTATAAACATCTTCTGAATGGTCTGAACGAAGTTTTTTCCAAAACTGATCCGATGCTTTTGCTCTGGATGATCAGTATCACCGTTGTTATATTGATTGTGCTGAAGAACTTCTTCTTTTTTATGAACAAAGTTATGTTTGCAAATTTACGGGGAATAACTGTAAAAGAAATTCGCGACCAGATGTTCAAAAAATATCTCTATCAATCACTGGCATTTTTCGGCTCGAACAAGGTTGGAGATTCTCTGGTTCGCATGGTCGAAGATGTTCGTATCATTAGTAAATTTTTCATTCACTCACTGTTTATTGTCATCAGGAATGCAGTTCTTATTATGATGTACGCCAATCTGGCTTTGATATTAAATACGAGATTATTTCTTATCAGTTTAGTTCTTCTTCCCATTTTCAGTTTAGCTATAAATTATGTTGGTAACAAAATAAAGAAATATGCCAAACGCATTCAGAAACAGTCGTCAAATCTCTTCTCGAATGTGGAAGAATCACTTAACAGTATGCGAATCGTGAAAGCCTTTTCGCGCGAAGAATATGAGATGGAAAAATTCAAATCTATCAACCTGAAAAATTTCAAATTCTGGCGAAAAGCAATGATCTATAAAGCCTTCAATGTTCCACTTTCGGAATTTAACGGAACAATAATGGGAATTCTTGTCCTGATCATTGGCGGCAAAGCAATTTTGGCTCATGACACAACTTTTACCCTGGGAGCTTTTACTTCATTTCTATTGGCATTATTTTCGATGCTGCATCCCATAAAAAAAATTACAGAAGCGTATGCCGATATTCGTCGTGCTCTTGTTTCGTTGGATCGTATTTATCATATTCTCAATCGTAAATCTGAGATCATGGAAAGCGAATCTCAAATTTCTAAAGATAGTTTTAATGAAAAAATAGAATTGGGAAATGTCTGTTTTTCTTATGATGACAATCAGGAGGTTCTTACAGATGTTTCCTTCCAGATAGAAAAGGGACAGCAGGTCGCTCTGGTGGGAAATAGCGGTTCAGGTAAAACAACGATCGTAAACCTGCTTTCCAGAATGTATGATGCTACTTCCGGAGTGATAAAAATGGATGGAACTCCGATTGAAAATATAAATCTGCGTGACCTGCGAACTCTGTTTGGTACGGTAACTCAAGAATCCATTCTATTCCATGAAACAATTGCCAACAACATTCGTTACGGCTCTTTAAAAGAGTGTTCTGAGGAAGACGTGAAAGAAGCTGCTCAGATCGCTTTTGCTGATGAGTTTATTGAAACGATGCCGGGTTATTATGAAGCGATGGTTTCTCCCAAAGGTGGTAATCTCTCGGGTGGTCAAAAGCAGAGACTTTGTATTGCTCGTGCTATTGTAGGAAATCCACCTATTTTGATCTTCGATGAAGCTACCAGTGCTCTCGATTCCGAATCGGAACAGAAAGTTCAGCAAGCCATCGAACAAGCAACTAGAAACAGAACCGTTATCGTAATCGCTCATCGACTTTCTACTGTGCTGTCTTCCGATAAAATTATCGTGATGGATCAGGGAAAAGTGGTGGGAATTGGAACTCACCAGGAACTTTTGGAAAACTGTGAAAGGTATCAAACTTTGTATGAAATTCAGTTTGCTGACAACTCTTAAGTTATGAAATTTCTGTTTTACATTTCCAAAAAATATTCTATTCCTATCATTCAACCTATTATAAAATTCTTGGATACTACAGATCATGAATATGTTTTTTTTGTTTCCAGAAAGGTGAGAAACAATTTTCCTGAAGTCTTACAAAAGGATAAATTGCTGAATAATTTAGATGATGCTGTCAATTTCACTCCGGATTTCGTGCTGGTTCCCGGCAATTTTGTTGATTACAGAATTCCAGGAGTAAAAGTTCAAATTTTTCACGGTTTGGGAGTGGAAAAAGATTCACATTACAAAATTCGTCATTTCTTCGATTGTTACTGTACTTCCGGTCCATTTGTAACGGATCGTTTTCGAGAAATGAAAAGGAAACATAAATATTTTGAAGTGATTGAAACCGGTTGGCCGAAAGTCGATCACATTTTAGAATTTCAAACCAAACAAATTCCAGAAGTTCCGGAAAATAAAAAGATCATTCTGTTTGCTCCTACTCACAGCAGTAAAATGGAATCTGCAACTGAATTGATGGAAGTGATTCCAAATATTGTCAAAAAAGATGATTTCTGGCTGATAAAATTTCATGAATTAATGAATAAAGATCTGGTTGCAAAATTTAAAAATCAAATGAAAAGTAATACTTTATTTATAGATGATTATGATATCACTCCTTATCTGCATACAGCTGACGTTTTGATCTCCGATACTTCCTCGGTTTTGTATGAATTCATGATATTGGATAAACCAGTAATAACTTACAAAACAAGAAGTAGATTTGATAAAGGAATCGATATTTGCGATCCTGAAATGCTGCGTGATGTTCTGGATTGGAGTATGCTGAATCTAAAAACTCATAGCAAAAACAGGAAGAAACATATCTCTGAAATAAATCCTTATCTGGATGGAAAAATATCTGAGAGATTGATCAAAAAACTTATCGAAAATAAGAATGAATTAGAAGAAGTTAAAAAGCCTTTAAATCTGTTCAGAAAACTTCAAATACTTTATCATTCCAAGTTCAAGAAAGGGTATTTGAGATGATAATTTATATCTCGGGATGCTAATGATGATAAAAGTGCTTTTCGATCTGAAAAAGGAATATTATTTTAATTCTTTATATCCCATGTATTTGGAACTTTCCAAAGATCCAAAATACGATATCTATTTTCATGTGGGAAAAGACCATAAACGCTGGCTGGGAATTTTCCTGATTTCTCAAACCAAAGAAATCGAAACAAAATTGAAAAAACAGGGATTGAAAATTACCTCA is from Candidatus Cloacimonadota bacterium and encodes:
- the ahcY gene encoding adenosylhomocysteinase codes for the protein MEKYKIKDINLADYGRKEITIAQKEMPGLMALREKYSEAKPLQGARITGSLHMTIQTAVLIETLVSLGADVRWASCNIFSTQDHAAAAIAKTGIPVFAWEGETIEEYWWCTKQALCFPDGKGPHLIVDDGGDATLFLHKAVEYQKNNSIADVETDEADLKAIYKLLKETKDRDWQKMAKEIKGVSEETTTGVHRLYQMMEAGTLLFPAINVNDSVTKSKFDNLYGCRESLADGLKRATDVMVAGKIVVICGYGDVGKGCAQSMLGFGARVIITEIDPICALQAAMEGLEVTTLEDALSEGDIFVTATGSCDVITTKHMQKMKDQAIVCNIGHFDNEIQVNALYNLPGIKKVKIKPQVHQIFFPEGNSIILLSEGRLVNLGNATGHPSFVMSNSFTNQIMAQLDLWQNPKEIGVYFLSKKLDEEVARLHLEKLGVKLTKLTSKQAEYLGIDAEGPFKPEHYRY
- the pnp gene encoding polyribonucleotide nucleotidyltransferase gives rise to the protein MHKFDIKKKSIEIAGKNLTIETGRMAKQANGAVFMTYGGTSVLVTATAAKEPREGTDFFPLTVDFIEKYYASGKIPGGFFKREARPSTTATLNARLIDRPIRPLFPKGFRNAVHVVVTVLSFDGENDPGVLGILGASLALSISDIPFNGPCASVKVGLVDDEIVINPTSELLENSKLELDVAGTKTAVVMIEAGAKEVSEERMMEAIYAGHEIIKDLVVLQEEFIKDAGKEKMEFPLDLVPEEILKNVEKDFGKAIKDAANVSGKLERYEAVDKIKAEILEKYKDEIGEEFEEQERYYQNAFEELFAKFVREAILKNNHRVDGRGMDDIRDITCEIDVLPIVHGSALFTRGETQSLGTVTLGTGRDEQIVDGLADEFKKNFFLHYNFPPFSVGEASFMRGPGRRELGHGALAERAILPMIPSKDDFPYTLRLVSEILESNGSSSMASVCSATLALMAAGVPIQKPVAGIANGLIMDGEDFVVLTDIMGLEDHLGDMDFKVTGTKDGITAMQMDIKIEGITKEIMGIALEKAKVARFYILDKITEVIPEPRKELADTAPRIESFKIDPDKIGAVIGSGGKMIKQIIETTGAEINIDDDGTISISSADKKSIDHATKIVQDIVEEPEMNGIYEGTVSRIETYGAFVKFMSESKEGLVHISQLHTGRIAQVEDMLKLGDTVKVKFIGLDRGKYKLSMKGVEGNPEPKKVSEYISKPSSERNSSSRDRHHNPRNRDNRNRDNRDRDNRDRGNKKRY
- a CDS encoding nucleotide sugar dehydrogenase translates to MQIIKKIENKSAIVGVIGLGYVGLPMAVTVARKGFRVIGVDVSKYAVNHVNAGQNYIGDVDDDELKEMVENGRLSATFDYGEMRKADIIMIAVPTPLDKYQQPDSSFVQASVDSLAENVSKDTLVILESTTYPGTTEEILAPAFQNKGFKIGEDIYVAFSPERVDPGNKSYKTNNTPKVVGGITEKCNRISEIFYKAILDAPIHLVSSPAVAEMEKIYENTFRNINIALANEMTILCERMGLDVWEVIEAAKTKPYGFMAFYPGPGIGGHCIPLDPFYLTWKAREYGYHTRLIELAGEINNAMPSFVIAKLTNILNEKGKALSQAKILLLGAAYKKDIEDMRESPVQDLIVILEKKFAKFDYNDPHVPEFHNELNDTQYQSVDLDKIEEYDAVIIVTDHTSYDYKDILKRAKLVLDTRHACNGLKAENLYRM
- a CDS encoding ABC transporter ATP-binding protein/permease, whose product is MLHHWGYLLAGLFFMLGFAAFSSVSITMAIPLFDFVFKSNPELISIQTFPVFRTQLIKSINSYISAHGGFFNLFENENYKHLLNGLNEVFSKTDPMLLLWMISITVVILIVLKNFFFFMNKVMFANLRGITVKEIRDQMFKKYLYQSLAFFGSNKVGDSLVRMVEDVRIISKFFIHSLFIVIRNAVLIMMYANLALILNTRLFLISLVLLPIFSLAINYVGNKIKKYAKRIQKQSSNLFSNVEESLNSMRIVKAFSREEYEMEKFKSINLKNFKFWRKAMIYKAFNVPLSEFNGTIMGILVLIIGGKAILAHDTTFTLGAFTSFLLALFSMLHPIKKITEAYADIRRALVSLDRIYHILNRKSEIMESESQISKDSFNEKIELGNVCFSYDDNQEVLTDVSFQIEKGQQVALVGNSGSGKTTIVNLLSRMYDATSGVIKMDGTPIENINLRDLRTLFGTVTQESILFHETIANNIRYGSLKECSEEDVKEAAQIAFADEFIETMPGYYEAMVSPKGGNLSGGQKQRLCIARAIVGNPPILIFDEATSALDSESEQKVQQAIEQATRNRTVIVIAHRLSTVLSSDKIIVMDQGKVVGIGTHQELLENCERYQTLYEIQFADNS
- a CDS encoding CDP-glycerol glycerophosphotransferase family protein — protein: MKFLFYISKKYSIPIIQPIIKFLDTTDHEYVFFVSRKVRNNFPEVLQKDKLLNNLDDAVNFTPDFVLVPGNFVDYRIPGVKVQIFHGLGVEKDSHYKIRHFFDCYCTSGPFVTDRFREMKRKHKYFEVIETGWPKVDHILEFQTKQIPEVPENKKIILFAPTHSSKMESATELMEVIPNIVKKDDFWLIKFHELMNKDLVAKFKNQMKSNTLFIDDYDITPYLHTADVLISDTSSVLYEFMILDKPVITYKTRSRFDKGIDICDPEMLRDVLDWSMLNLKTHSKNRKKHISEINPYLDGKISERLIKKLIENKNELEEVKKPLNLFRKLQILYHSKFKKGYLR
- the rpsO gene encoding 30S ribosomal protein S15 produces the protein MALTQEAKTAIMAEFKLHESDTGSPEVQVALLTNRIQQITEHLKVHKKDFHTRRGLLKLIGQRRRLLDYIMKKDIERYRKLIKALGIRK